Within the Senegalia massiliensis genome, the region AGAAGGTTTAAGAGACAATGTTCTAGAAGTGGAGTTTTATCAGAAGCTAGAAAAAGAGAACATTATGAAAAACCAAGTGTAGCTCGCAAGAAAAAAGCAGAAGCAGCTAGAAGAAAAAATAAAAGAAAAAGAAGATAATTTTTTAAGAAGGTGAATTAATGTCACTTAAGGTTAAATTAATGGATGATCTAAAGACTTCTATGAGAAATAAGGAGAAACTTAGAAAAAATACCATTACACTTATTAGATCTGCTATTAAACAAAAAGAAGTAGACGAAAGAATAGAACTTAATGATGAAGCTATATTAGATATAATATCTAAACAAGTTAAACAGAAAAAAGATTCTATTAATGAATTTAAAAAAGGTAACCGTGATGATTTAGTTTCTCAAACAGAGCAAGAAATAAATATTCTAATGGGATATTTACCACCGCAATTATCTGAAGAAGAATTGGAATTAATAGTAAAACAAGCTATTGAAGAAACTGAAGCGAATTCTATGAAAGATATGGGAAAAATAATGGGCAAAGTAATGCCTCAAATAAAAGGAAGAGCAGACGGTAGCCTTGTAAATAAAATAGCAATTAAATATTTGAAGAAATAATAAAAAATTCTACGATAGAAATATCGTAGAATTTTTTTGTTTATAAATGTAAAGAATGAAATTAAAATTCAAAATTAAATTTAAGTATTGAAATTTAATTTCAAAAGTGTTATGATATATATAAAGAAAAGAGGTGAAAAAATGGAAAGTGAATTAAATAAATTAGTAACAGAATCTATTAATCCAAATACTAAAGATATTGATCAAATGAATACTTTAGACATAATAAAAACGATAAACGAAGAAGATAAAAAAGTAGCTATTGCAGTAGAAAAAGAAATTCCTAATATATCTAATGCAGTGGATGTGATTTACTCGCAGTTAAAAGAAGGTGGGAGACTTATCTATATTGGTGCAGGAACCAGTGGAAGATTAGGTATATTAGATGCATCAGAATGCCCTCCTACTTTTGGAGTAAATCCAGGTATGGTAGTTGGTCTTATAGCAGGTGGAGATATAGCTATAAGAAATGCAGTTGAAGGGGCAGAAGATAGTAAACAAGAAGCTATAAAGCAATTAAAGGGAATTGATTTAAATAAATCAGATGTTTTAGTAGGGATTGCAGCTAGTGGAAGAACTCCTTATGTTGTAGGGGCACTTGAATATGCAAAGCAAAATGGAATAAATACTAT harbors:
- the rpsU gene encoding 30S ribosomal protein S21, with protein sequence MAEIKVGDSESLENALRRFKRQCSRSGVLSEARKREHYEKPSVARKKKAEAARRKNKRKRR
- the murQ gene encoding N-acetylmuramic acid 6-phosphate etherase — protein: MESELNKLVTESINPNTKDIDQMNTLDIIKTINEEDKKVAIAVEKEIPNISNAVDVIYSQLKEGGRLIYIGAGTSGRLGILDASECPPTFGVNPGMVVGLIAGGDIAIRNAVEGAEDSKQEAIKQLKGIDLNKSDVLVGIAASGRTPYVVGALEYAKQNGINTIGVTCNPDSDISKISDISIAPVVGPEAISGSTRMKAGTAQKMVLNMLSTASMIKLGKVYKNLMVDLQAKNLKLKERCVKIVNKATNVDRKTATDYLQKTDYDVKLAIFLIKSDLEINEAKKVLKNYDGHLSEAIKSVNS
- a CDS encoding GatB/YqeY domain-containing protein, giving the protein MSLKVKLMDDLKTSMRNKEKLRKNTITLIRSAIKQKEVDERIELNDEAILDIISKQVKQKKDSINEFKKGNRDDLVSQTEQEINILMGYLPPQLSEEELELIVKQAIEETEANSMKDMGKIMGKVMPQIKGRADGSLVNKIAIKYLKK